One genomic window of Gossypium hirsutum isolate 1008001.06 chromosome D11, Gossypium_hirsutum_v2.1, whole genome shotgun sequence includes the following:
- the LOC107912085 gene encoding uncharacterized protein, translated as MEGSSSQLFDDDQKSSGASKFLFNLPSRGHLSSTVVSSNLGGMRVYICEHNTSPPESQHIKTNQQNILIRSLMLNDKNGDSSSKDVKAAAEGPRKRAAERVMDSRASAKKANTQEGSSSRAAEKDYHSLTVERLRALLKERGLSSKGKKDELIARLKCVNGSSQKSE; from the exons ATGGAGGGCTCCTCTTCCCAGCTATTTGATGATGATCAAAAGTCTTCTGGCGCTTCCAAGTTCCTCTTCAACCTTCCGTCTCGCGGCCACCTCTCCTCCACCGTCGTCTCCTCCAATCTG GGGGGGATGCGAGTTTATATTTGCGAGCACAACACTTCTCCACCAG AGAGCCAGCACATAAAGACAAAccaacagaacatacttattagATCGCTCATGCTTAATGACAAGAATGGTGATTCCAGTTCAAAGGATGTGAAAGCTGCAGCTGAGGGTCCTAGAAAGAG GGCTGCTGAAAGAGTCATGGATAGCAGGGCTTCGGCAAAGAAAGCCAATACACAAG AGGGATCAAGCAGTCGTGCAGCTGAGAAGGACTACCATAGTTTAACCGTAGAGAGGCTTCGTGCCCTTCTAAAGGAAAGAGGACTTTCttccaagggaaagaag GATGAACTGATTGCTCGCTTGAAATGTGTAAATGGTTCATCGCAGAAGTCAGAGTGA
- the LOC107912082 gene encoding SNF1-related protein kinase regulatory subunit gamma-1: MASLQLRRESSMDQQESPRSPEAKLGMKVEDLWGVQEPKLSPNEKLNACFESIPVSAFPLAPQGIEIKSDASLAEAVQILAQNKILSAPVVDVNAPDDATWIDRYIGIVEFAGIAIWILQQSEPPSPRSPSSPSGTYFAVSINGMTSAVGLGTLGPEDASITSGDFFEALTSSKFYKNTKVRDISGTFRWAPFLALQKSNSFLTMLLLLSKYKMKSVPVVDLGDGKINNIITQSAVIHMLAECTGFHWFESWGTKKLLEIGLPTMSPKEIIKVHEDQPVLQAFKLMRKNRIGGVPVVESGGKKAIGNISLRDVQFLLTAPEIYRDYRSITAKNFLIAVKNYLEKHDKRSPMLSGTVTCKRDKTIKELIQTLDSEKIHRMYVVDDDGNLEGVITLRDIISRLVHEPHGYFGDFFDGVLPLPENCRV; encoded by the exons ATGGCGAGTTTGCAATTGAGACGAGAGAGTAGCATGGACCAGCAGGAGAGTCCGAGGAGTCCAGAGGCAAAGCTTGGGATGAAAGTGGAGGATCTATGGGGTGTTCAAGAACCAAAGCTTAGTCCTAATGAAAAGCTCAACGCTTGCTTTGAGAGTATTCCTGTCTCTGCTTTCCCTCTTGCTCCTCAAG GGATTGAGATAAAATCGGATGCTAGTTTAGCAGAGGCTGTTCAAATACTGGCTCAAAACAAGATTCTTAGCGCACCAGTTGTTGATGTTAATGCCCCTGACGATGCAACATGGATTGACAGATACATTGGCATTGTAGAGTTCGCTGGAATTGCTATATGGATTTTGCAACAG TCAGAACCACCTTCACCTAGAAGCCCTTCATCTCCCAGCGGAACTTATTTCGCGGTATCTATTAATGGAATGACCTCTGCTGTGGGACTCGGGACTTTAGGCCCCGAAGATGCTTCGATTACTTCGGGAGACTTTTTCGAGGCTCTAACGTCCTCCAAGTTTTACAAGAACACTAAG GTTCGCGATATCTCGGGGACATTCCGATGGGCACCATTCCTTGCTTTGCAAAAATCAAACTCATTTTTGACTATGTTGTTACTGCTTTCTAAATATAAAATGAAGAGTGTTCCAGTAGTTGATCTCGGTGATGGAAAGATCAATAACATCATCACGCAGTCAGCTGTCATTCACATGTTAGCTGAATGCACCGGGTTTCACTGGTTTGAAAGCTGGGGAACTAAGAAACTTTTGGAGATCGGTCTTCCCACAATGTCACCTAAGGAAATTATCAAA GTACACGAGGATCAACCGGTTCTTCAAGCATTTAAGTTAATGAGGAAAAATAGAATCGGAGGCGTACCGGTAGTTGAAAGTGGAGGAAAAAAAGCTATCGGTAACATAAGTCTTAGAGATGTACAGTTCCTTCTAACCGCACCAGAGATCTACCGCGATTACAG ATCTATCACGGCGAAGAACTTCTTGATAGCAGTTAAAAACTACTTGGAGAAACACGACAAGAGATCGCCGATGTTGAGCGGCACGGTTACTTGCAAGAGAGATAAAACCATCAAGGAATTGATCCAGACGCTTGACTCAGAAAAGATCCATCGTATGTACGTAGTGGACGATGACGGGAATTTGGAAGGAGTAATAACACTTAGAGACATCATATCGAGGTTAGTACACGAACCGCACGGGTACTTTGGTGATTTCTTCGATGGTGTGTTGCCTTTACCGGAGAACTGTCGGGTTTAA
- the LOC107912083 gene encoding glucuronoxylan 4-O-methyltransferase 1 translates to MPPQVSHGGAFQIGPSVLFCNGGGSGSSPEHGGTARRMKFHGKKLLPLLVLVLSCLSILRLLKIAMIASHSSAPECSLECSNFLSNATPEVDSESGGRHEPTPAATAANATLLTPKEFMVLSKLVTRGITVFLEDDPLKISEIKADFNGTRIYNVKYQIAAKKAYNLLKHARKNPACSPTINLLNQSSCKLALRNLPEEVYKLKWDVVVVDGPIGDTPEAPGRMPTIYTAGMLARTDGIGKKTTDVVVHDVHRTIEKWFSWEFFCEQNLVSARGKLWVFRIPVHQSNSTSFCSSETVVNGGSI, encoded by the exons atgccTCCACAAGTCTCTCATGGCGGTGCCTTTCAGATTGGCCCTTCGGTTCTGTTCTGTAATGGCGGAGGCTCAGGTTCAAGCCCCGAACATGGCGGAACAGCTAGAAGGATGAAATTCCATGGGAAAAAACTACTGCCTTTGCTTGTTCTCGTCCTTTCATGTCTTTCAATTCTCAGACTTCTTAAAATAGCAATGATTGCTTCACATTCTTCAGCTCCGGAGTGTTCATTGGAATGCAGTAATTTTCTATCAAATGCAACTCCAGAGGTGGATTCCGAGTCCGGTGGCCGACATGAACCCACCCCTGCTGCCACCGCTGCCAATGCAACCCTTCTCACCCCAAAGGAATTCATGGTTCTTTCGAAACTTGTTACAC GAGGAATCACTGTTTTTCTCGAGGATGATCCTTTGAAGATAAGTGAAATCAAAGCTGATTTTAATGGAACTCGAATTTATAACGTCAAGTATCAGATAGCAGCTAAAAAAGCATACAATTTGCTCAAACATGCAAGGAAAAATCCTGCTTGTTCTCCCACCATAAATCTGTTGAATCAATCGAGTTGCAAATTGGCATTGAGAAACTTACCAGAAGAGGTTTATAAGCTTAAATGGGATGTCGTGGTGGTGGACGGGCCAATCGGGGACACGCCAGAAGCACCAGGGAGGATGCCAACTATCTACACTGCCGGCATGTTGGCAAGAACTGATGGGATTGGGAAGAAGACGACTGACGTTGTCGTTCACGATGTTCATCGGACGAttgaaaaatggttttcttgGGAATTCTTCTGCGAACAAAACTTGGTCTCTGCTAGAGGGAAACTCTGGGTTTTTAGAATACCTGTCCATCAATCGAATTCTACAAGCTTTTGCTCTtctgagacagttgttaatggcGGATCCATCTAA
- the LOC107912084 gene encoding thylakoid lumenal 17.9 kDa protein, chloroplastic isoform X2 yields the protein MTNTLTAQLHLVPPFPSPSKQSSISQPQIKIPNNPNPKPKPIIFSKFLSLALTVTLNSPLPSLAIPSLTSQSSPQAPLTTTPFTQSKFLQLGLEDGKIRPCPSTNPGCISTNAKSSSFAFPWVVPETSKENAVQELQEAILKTQKNAKIEDVEDTPNGKYIQAEVDGGFGPDVMEFLVKGDVVTYRSMAMKVTYIYPFTTAIGDSKGQLERLKKIVDQLGCN from the exons ATGACAAATACTCTAACTGCTCAGCTTCATCTTGTTCCTCCATTCCCTTCCCCTTCCAAACAATCATCAATCTCTCAACCTCAAATTAAAATCCCCAACAACCCTAACCCAAAACCCAAACCCATTATTTTCTCTAAATTCCTCTCTTTAGCTCTCACTGTAACCTTGAACTCCCCACTTCCTTCATTAGCCATTCCATCTCTCACCTCTCAATCTTCCCCTCAAGCTCCTCTCACCACCACCCCTTTTACTCAGTCCAAGTTCTTGCAACTTGGACTTGAAGATGG GAAAATTAGGCCTTGCCCTTCAACAAATCCAGGTTGTATTTCAACCAATGCAAAGTCATCATCTTTTGCCTTTCCATGGGTTGTTCCTGAGACTTCTAAAGAGAATGCAGTTCAG GAACTGCAAGAAGCGATTTTAAAAACTCAGAAGAATGCCAAGATTGAGGATGTTGAAGATACCCCAAATG GGAAATATATACAAGCTGAGGTAGATGGAGGGTTTGGTCCTGATGTAATGGAGTTTTTAGTGAAAGGTGATGTTGTTACTTACAGGTCAATGGCCATGAAAGTGACCTATATTTACCCTTTCACAACAGCAATTGGTGATTCAAAGGGACAGCTTGAGAGGTTGAAGAAGATCGTTGACCAGTTAGGCTG CAATTAG
- the LOC107912084 gene encoding thylakoid lumenal 17.9 kDa protein, chloroplastic isoform X1, with translation MTNTLTAQLHLVPPFPSPSKQSSISQPQIKIPNNPNPKPKPIIFSKFLSLALTVTLNSPLPSLAIPSLTSQSSPQAPLTTTPFTQSKFLQLGLEDGKIRPCPSTNPGCISTNAKSSSFAFPWVVPETSKENAVQELQEAILKTQKNAKIEDVEDTPNGKYIQAEVDGGFGPDVMEFLVKGDVVTYRSMAMKVTYIYPFTTAIGDSKGQLERLKKIVDQLGWYVPSFDSME, from the exons ATGACAAATACTCTAACTGCTCAGCTTCATCTTGTTCCTCCATTCCCTTCCCCTTCCAAACAATCATCAATCTCTCAACCTCAAATTAAAATCCCCAACAACCCTAACCCAAAACCCAAACCCATTATTTTCTCTAAATTCCTCTCTTTAGCTCTCACTGTAACCTTGAACTCCCCACTTCCTTCATTAGCCATTCCATCTCTCACCTCTCAATCTTCCCCTCAAGCTCCTCTCACCACCACCCCTTTTACTCAGTCCAAGTTCTTGCAACTTGGACTTGAAGATGG GAAAATTAGGCCTTGCCCTTCAACAAATCCAGGTTGTATTTCAACCAATGCAAAGTCATCATCTTTTGCCTTTCCATGGGTTGTTCCTGAGACTTCTAAAGAGAATGCAGTTCAG GAACTGCAAGAAGCGATTTTAAAAACTCAGAAGAATGCCAAGATTGAGGATGTTGAAGATACCCCAAATG GGAAATATATACAAGCTGAGGTAGATGGAGGGTTTGGTCCTGATGTAATGGAGTTTTTAGTGAAAGGTGATGTTGTTACTTACAGGTCAATGGCCATGAAAGTGACCTATATTTACCCTTTCACAACAGCAATTGGTGATTCAAAGGGACAGCTTGAGAGGTTGAAGAAGATCGTTGACCAGTTAGGCTGGTATGTTCCAAGTTTTGATTCCATGGAATAG
- the LOC107912080 gene encoding non-specific phospholipase C6 yields the protein MGESKTSPPPSFSFIFSLFLTVACLFTPLGAQQQSPIKTIVVLVMENRSFDHMLGWMKQHVNPSINGVTGDECNPVSTKNPNPESICFTDDAEFVDPDPGHSFEAVEQQVFGSSTIPSMSGFVEQALSMSKNLSETVMKGFRPESVPVYAALMKEFAVFDRWFSSIPGPTQPNRLFVYSATSHGSTSHVKKQLAHGYPQKTIFDSLHENGKDFGVYFQNIPTTLFYRSLRKLKYVFKFHQFDLKFKKDARKGKLPSLTVIEPRYFDLKGLPANDDHPSHDVANGQKLVKEVYEILRASPQWNQTLLVITYDEHGGFYDHVHTPYINVPSPDGNTGPAPSFFKFDRLGVRVPTIMVSPWIKKGTVISGPKGPFPNSEFEHLSIPATIKKMFNLSSNFLTHRDAWAGTFEHVVGELSSPRTDCPEKLPEAALLRTTEANEDAGLSEFQSEVVQLASVLNGDHFLSSFAEEMRTKMSVKGAHEYVKGAVSRFIRASKEAIKLGANESTIVDMRSSLTTRSSSIHN from the exons ATGGGGGAATCCAAAACCAGTCCACCACCttcattttccttcattttctcacTGTTTCTCACTGTTGCATGCCTCTTTACACCATTGGGAGCTCAACAGCAGTCACCCATCAAGACCATAGTGGTGTTGGTGATGGAAAACAGATCCTTTGATCACATGCTTGGGTGGATGAAGCAACACGTCAACCCTTCAATCAATGGAGTAACTGGAGATGAATGCAACCCGGTTTCAACAAAAAACCCGAACCCGGAATCCATTTGCTTCACCGACGATGCTGAGTTTGTGGATCCGGATCCAGGTCACTCTTTCGAAGCTGTTGAACAACAGGTGTTTGGTTCTTCCACCATTCCTTCCATGTCTGGTTTTGTGGAACAAGCATTGTCAATGTCCAAGAACCTGTCTGAGACTGTAATGAAAGGGTTTAGACCCGAGTCAGTCCCGGTTTACGCTGCTCTCATGAAGGAATTTGCAGTTTTCGACCGGTGGTTCTCTTCAATCCCCGGTCCAACCCAACCCAATAGACTCTTCGTTTATTCAGCCACTTCCCATGGTTCAACCAGCCATGTTAAGAAACAGTTAGCCCATGGCTACCCACAAAAAACAATCTTTGACTCTCTCCATGAGAATGGTAAGGATTTTGGAGTTTATTTCCAAAACATACCCACAACTTTGTTCTATAGAAGCCTTAGGAAATTGAAGTATGTTTTCAAGTTCCATCAGTTCGATTTGAAGTTCAAGAAAGATGCTAGGAAAGGTAAGCTTCCTAGCTTGACGGTGATCGAACCGAGGTATTTCGATCTTAAAGGATTGCCTGCGAATGATGATCATCCGTCCCATGATGTTGCTAATGGCCAAAAGCTTGTTAAAGAGGTGTACGAGATATTGAGGGCAAGCCCTCAGTGGAACCAGACACTTTTGGTGATTACTTATGATGAACACGGTGGATTCTATGACCATGTCCACACCCCATACATCAATGTCCCAAGCCCAGATGGGAACACCGGTCCTGCTCCTTCTTTCTTCAAGTTCGATAGGCTCGGTGTTCGAGTGCCGACGATCATGGTCTCTCCTTGGATCAAGAAAGGCACTG TGATTAGTGGTCCGAAGGGTCCTTTCCCGAACTCCGAATTCGAGCACTTGTCGATCCCTGCAACGATAAAGAAAATGTTCAATCTATCGTCCAACTTCTTGACTCATAGAGATGCTTGGGCCGGCACTTTCGAACACGTTGTCGGAGAGCTATCCTCTCCTAGAACTGATTGCCCAG AGAAGTTACCGGAAGCAGCACTACTGAGGACAACAGAAGCAAACGAAGACGCTGGTCTCTCTGAATTTCAGAGCGAGGTGGTTCAACTAGCCAGTGTGCTTAATGGTGACCACTTCTTGAGCAGCTTTGCCGAGGAGATGCGCACAAAGATGAGCGTAAAAGGAGCTCATGAGTACGTGAAAGGCGCAGTTTCAAGGTTTATAAGAGCAAGCAAAGAGGCCATAAAGTTGGGAGCCAATGAATCCACCATTGTTGATATGAGATCATCGCTTACAACTCGATCTTCTTCGATCCACAACTAG
- the LOC107912079 gene encoding CBS domain-containing protein CBSCBSPB5, translating into MKSQSGSSRRSLSIVSVSSGRKKMLENGGSDSFRKLVPSSHSMSLSGERTVKRLRLSKALTVPDSTSIYEACRRMAARKVDALLLTDSNALLCGILTDKDITARVIARELNLETPVSKVMTKNPVFVLSDSLAVEALQKMVQGKFRHLPVVQNGEVIALLDIAKCLYDAIARMERAAEKGKAIVAAVEGVEKNWGTSISGQNTFIETLRERMFRPSLSTIITDNPKIVTVSPDDTVLAAAKKMLESQLSSAVVTVDNKPQGILTSKDILMRVITQNLPPETTPVEKVMTPNPECATVDTSIVDALHQMHVGKFLHVPVLNRDGEIVAIVDVIHITHAAIATVGSTSGINNEATTTMMQRFWDSAIALPPNEDDDEARSESSLKLASETGRCLPYPSSYLPNTFGFKIQDRRGRMHRFICDTRSMTDVITAILQRLEDDIDRNRVPQILYEDEDHDKVVLASDSDLAAAVEHAKLLGWKGLKLHLDYSGKQNRRRGSGSGSLDYAQSDAWAAAYSAVAAGAAVVAGLSLLAYLRKAGN; encoded by the exons GTCACTTTCTGGAGAGCGTACTGTGAAGAGGTTGCGGCTGTCAAAGGCTTTGACAGTACCTGATAGTACAAGCATTTACGAGGCTTGCCGTAGGATGGCTGCTCGTAAGGTTGATGCTTTACTGCTTACTGACTCTAATGCATTACTTTGCGGAATCCTCACAGACAAG GACATAACAGCAAGAGTGATTGCTCGGGAGCTTAATTTGGAGACACCCGTTTCCAAAGTGATGACCAAGAACCCTGTATTTGTTCTTTCTGACTCTCTTGCGGTGGAGGCGCTCCAGAAGATGGTGCAAG GAAAATTTAGACACTTGCCTGTTGTACAGAATGGTGAAGTTATTGCCTTACTTGATATAGCTAAGTGCTTGTACGATGCTATTGCTCGAATGGAAAGGGCAGCTGAAAAGGGAAAAGCCATTGTTGCAGCTGTTGAGGGTGTAGAAAAAAATTGGGGAACTTCTATATCTG GTCAGAATACATTCATTGAGACACTTCGTGAGCGTATGTTCAGGCCGTCACTGTCTACAATTATCACAGACAATCCAAA GATTGTAACAGTTTCACCTGATGACACAGTTTTAGCGGCTGCAAAAAAGATGCTTGAATCTCAATTAAGCTCTGCAGTTGTGACAGTTGATAACAAACCACAAGGAATTTTAAC TTCAAAGGATATATTGATGCGGGTAATAACACAAAATCTTCCTCCAGAGACTACCCCAGTTGAGAAG GTCATGACTCCTAACCCAGAATGTGCAACAGTTGACACATCAATTGTTGATGCTTTGCATCAGATGCATGTTGGGAAATTTTTACACGTTCCTGTGCTAAATAGAG ATGGAGAGATTGTTGCTATTGTTGATGTAATCCACATAACTCATGCCGCTATCGCCACA GTTGGGAGCACTTCTGGAATCAATAATGAGGCTACCACAACAATGATGCAAAGGTTTTGGGATTCTGCAATTGCCTTACCACccaatgaagatgatgatgaggCTCGAAG TGAAAGTTCTTTGAAGCTGGCTTCTGAGACAGGGAGATGTCTTCCCTATCCTTCATCCTATTTGCCAAATACGTTCGGTTTCAAAATACAAGATAGAAGGGGTCGAATGCATAGGTTTATTTGTG ATACACGAAGTATGACAGATGTAATAACTGCTATCCTTCAGAGGCTGGAGGATGACATAGACAGGAACAGGGTGCCTCAAATTCTG TATGAAGATGAAGACCATGACAAAGTTGTACTGGCATCAGACAGTGATCTTGCAGCAGCTGTGGAGCATGCAAAATTGCTTGGTTGGAAG GGTTTGAAATTGCATCTAGATTATTCAGGAAAACAAAATCGACGAAGGGGTTCAGGTTCTGGAAGTTTGGATTATGCTCAATCAGATGCATGGGCTGCTGCATACAGTGCGGTTGCAGCCGGGGCTGCAGTTGTTGCTGGGCTGAGCTTATTAGCATACTTGAGAAAAGCCGGTAATTAG